In the Staphylococcus condimenti genome, one interval contains:
- the tsaE gene encoding tRNA (adenosine(37)-N6)-threonylcarbamoyltransferase complex ATPase subunit type 1 TsaE has protein sequence MIKINTLDQMNHFAEILAKYIEPGDLILLDGNLGAGKTTLSQFIGKHLGVKRTINSPTFNIIKSYKGTKMKFHHMDCYRLEDAEEDLGFEEYFNDHALTVIEWSAFISDFLPKDFLRIMIKAQDETERIISLEANGKRYDKLKEEVERELLAARYIE, from the coding sequence ATGATTAAAATCAACACTCTTGATCAAATGAATCATTTTGCTGAAATCTTAGCAAAGTATATAGAACCAGGAGATTTAATTTTATTGGACGGCAATCTAGGGGCAGGTAAAACGACGTTAAGTCAATTTATCGGCAAGCACTTGGGTGTAAAACGTACGATTAATTCTCCAACATTCAATATTATTAAATCTTATAAAGGAACAAAGATGAAGTTCCATCATATGGACTGTTATCGTTTAGAAGATGCTGAAGAAGATCTAGGCTTTGAAGAATATTTTAATGACCATGCCTTAACAGTCATTGAATGGAGCGCGTTTATTTCTGATTTTCTGCCTAAGGATTTTTTACGTATTATGATAAAAGCACAAGATGAAACTGAACGTATCATTTCATTAGAAGCAAATGGAAAACGATATGACAAATTGAAGGAGGAAGTAGAACGTGAATTACTTGCTGCTAGATACATCGAATAA
- the tsaB gene encoding tRNA (adenosine(37)-N6)-threonylcarbamoyltransferase complex dimerization subunit type 1 TsaB produces MNYLLLDTSNKPMSLAVMQDDNVLIEHTTNLKRNHSIQLMPAIQNILQEANIDKKDIDAIITAKGPGSYTGLRIGVTTAKTLAYALQTDLYGVSSLAALAAVMPDIKEGLLIAPVMDARREAVYTGVYRYTEGQLESVLDDQYMTIEDLNMYLNESEQDYVFVGNDLEKVEPLLDGKVIITLPQAHKMKSLINQPENIHTFKPDYLKLSEAERNWLNNQKS; encoded by the coding sequence GTGAATTACTTGCTGCTAGATACATCGAATAAACCGATGTCGCTTGCTGTGATGCAAGATGATAATGTTCTAATTGAACATACAACGAATTTAAAACGCAATCATTCTATTCAATTGATGCCTGCAATACAAAATATTTTGCAAGAAGCAAATATAGATAAAAAAGATATTGATGCCATTATTACAGCTAAAGGGCCTGGTTCTTACACAGGATTACGTATCGGCGTGACAACAGCGAAAACTTTAGCTTACGCACTTCAAACTGATTTATACGGTGTTTCTTCATTAGCAGCGTTAGCCGCAGTGATGCCTGATATAAAAGAAGGTTTATTAATAGCGCCTGTAATGGATGCAAGACGTGAAGCGGTTTATACAGGTGTATATCGATATACTGAAGGCCAATTAGAAAGTGTATTAGATGATCAATATATGACAATTGAAGATTTAAATATGTATTTAAATGAGAGCGAACAAGATTATGTTTTCGTTGGGAATGATTTAGAAAAAGTAGAGCCATTGTTAGATGGAAAAGTTATTATAACACTACCGCAAGCACATAAGATGAAATCACTGATCAACCAACCTGAAAATATCCACACATTCAAACCAGATTATTTAAAATTATCGGAGGCAGAACGCAATTGGTTGAACAACCAGAAGTCTTAG
- the rimI gene encoding ribosomal protein S18-alanine N-acetyltransferase, producing the protein MSLEDVPKVFDLERMCFNDSSWTIDAFYHEVERNKFARYFVMEFEKEIIGYIGMWTVVDQAQITTVAITESMRGYGLGQLIVKYAMSYARQTCDVMSLEVRVENGAARHVYENLGFNYGGKRKNYYGEGEDALVMWVDLK; encoded by the coding sequence ATGTCATTAGAAGACGTACCGAAAGTCTTTGATCTAGAACGTATGTGTTTTAATGACAGTTCATGGACAATTGATGCGTTTTATCATGAGGTAGAACGCAATAAATTTGCTCGATATTTTGTCATGGAATTTGAAAAAGAAATAATCGGTTATATTGGAATGTGGACAGTTGTAGATCAAGCGCAAATTACGACCGTTGCAATCACAGAATCTATGAGAGGTTATGGTCTGGGTCAACTGATTGTAAAATATGCGATGAGTTATGCACGTCAAACTTGTGATGTGATGAGTTTAGAAGTGAGAGTTGAAAATGGTGCGGCACGTCATGTTTATGAAAATTTAGGATTTAATTATGGCGGTAAACGTAAGAATTATTATGGAGAAGGTGAGGATGCACTCGTGATGTGGGTGGATTTAAAATGA
- the tsaD gene encoding tRNA (adenosine(37)-N6)-threonylcarbamoyltransferase complex transferase subunit TsaD has product MSKDTLILAIESSCDETSASVIKNGKEILSNTVLSQIESHKRFGGVVPEVASRHHVEGITTTIDEALNTADTTMEEIDAVAVTEGPGLIGALLIGINAAKALAFAYDKPLVPVHHIAGHIYANNLEEPFEFPLMALIVSGGHTELVYMKDHLSFEVIGETRDDAVGEAYDKVARTIGLSYPGGPQVDKLAAEGEDTYDFPRVWLEPDSFDFSFSGLKSAVINKLHNLKQKNEAIIPENVAASFQNSVVEVLVGKAIKACETYNVQQLIVAGGVASNKGLRRELKKACDEHDIKLSIPNPKLCTDNAAMIGAAGHYMYKAGIRSDMHLNGRSSLDIEDFSVE; this is encoded by the coding sequence ATGAGTAAAGATACATTAATATTAGCTATAGAATCAAGTTGTGATGAAACCAGTGCCAGTGTAATTAAAAATGGTAAAGAAATTTTAAGCAACACTGTTTTAAGCCAAATTGAAAGCCATAAACGTTTTGGCGGAGTGGTGCCTGAAGTTGCAAGCCGCCATCATGTGGAAGGAATTACAACAACGATTGATGAAGCATTAAATACAGCTGATACAACAATGGAAGAAATTGATGCTGTGGCAGTAACAGAAGGTCCTGGTTTAATCGGTGCATTATTAATCGGTATTAATGCAGCAAAAGCATTAGCTTTTGCATATGACAAACCGCTAGTACCAGTACATCATATTGCAGGTCACATATATGCCAATAATTTAGAAGAACCTTTTGAATTTCCTTTAATGGCATTAATTGTATCAGGTGGACATACAGAATTAGTTTATATGAAAGACCATTTGAGTTTTGAAGTAATTGGAGAAACACGTGATGATGCTGTAGGTGAAGCGTACGATAAAGTCGCACGTACAATCGGCTTGTCTTATCCAGGCGGTCCGCAAGTCGATAAATTAGCAGCTGAAGGTGAAGACACTTATGATTTTCCGCGTGTATGGTTAGAACCAGACAGTTTTGATTTCAGTTTCAGCGGCTTGAAAAGTGCGGTCATTAATAAGTTGCATAATTTAAAACAAAAAAATGAAGCTATTATTCCTGAAAATGTCGCGGCAAGTTTTCAAAATAGTGTTGTAGAAGTATTAGTCGGTAAAGCAATTAAGGCTTGTGAAACTTATAATGTTCAACAATTAATTGTTGCTGGCGGTGTGGCCAGTAACAAAGGTCTACGTCGTGAATTAAAAAAAGCATGTGATGAACACGATATCAAATTATCAATACCTAATCCGAAATTATGTACTGATAATGCGGCAATGATTGGTGCTGCGGGGCATTATATGTATAAAGCCGGTATAAGAAGCGATATGCATTTAAATGGCCGCAGCAGTCTAGATATTGAAGATTTTTCAGTTGAATAA
- a CDS encoding ABC-F family ATP-binding cassette domain-containing protein codes for MILLQLNDVSKSFDGEEIFNDVHFEVKSHEKIGIVGRNGAGKSTLMKIIAGVDGYDEGHISKIKNLKVGYLTQQMTLDTNHTVWEEMSKPFAKLKQMEADMQAETAWLAEHAEEYESETFKAHMSKYETLSNQFERLEGYQYESKIKTVLHGLDFSEEDFHRPVNDFSGGQKTRLSLAQMLLSEPDLLLLDEPTNHLDMETTQWLEDYLNYFKGAIVIISHDRFFLDKTVNQIYDVALGAVQHYVGNYSKFITQRDQYYEKRMQEYERQQAEIKRLETFVEKNITRASTSGMAKSRRKVLEKIERIDKPMLDARSANIQFDFDRNTGNDVYHIRNLEIGYHDQPVTSPITLEVSKGDHIAVIGPNGIGKSTFIKTIAERIPKINGEITHGANLRVGYYDQKQAEFKSNKTILDYVWDQYPTMPEKDVRAVLGRFLFVQDDVKKVINDLSGGEKARLQLALLMLERNNVLILDEPTNHLDIDSKEMLEQALQNFEGTLIFVSHDRYFINQLANKIFDMDESGGTIYAGDYQYYLDKIEEKAALQAKAEAEQAEEKTQITASNSYSDQKAQKREQRQIERQIENCEAEIEACEQKIADINEQLTQPEIFSDPEKAGELADEKNNTEQQLEQIMMRWEELQEKII; via the coding sequence ATGATTTTATTACAACTTAACGATGTCTCTAAATCGTTCGATGGTGAAGAAATCTTTAACGATGTTCACTTCGAAGTAAAGAGCCACGAAAAAATAGGAATCGTCGGCAGAAATGGTGCCGGTAAATCTACTTTAATGAAAATTATTGCCGGAGTCGATGGGTATGACGAAGGCCATATTTCTAAAATCAAAAATTTAAAAGTTGGTTATCTGACTCAGCAAATGACCTTAGATACTAACCATACTGTATGGGAAGAAATGTCAAAACCCTTTGCGAAATTAAAGCAAATGGAAGCAGATATGCAAGCAGAAACAGCGTGGTTGGCTGAACATGCTGAAGAATATGAATCTGAAACATTCAAAGCGCATATGTCTAAATATGAAACGCTTTCCAATCAATTTGAACGATTAGAAGGTTATCAATATGAAAGTAAAATCAAAACAGTTCTTCATGGTTTGGATTTTTCAGAAGAGGATTTTCATCGTCCCGTTAATGATTTCAGTGGCGGTCAAAAAACACGTTTATCTCTTGCTCAAATGTTATTAAGCGAACCTGACTTATTATTACTCGATGAACCGACCAACCACTTAGATATGGAAACAACACAATGGTTAGAAGATTACTTGAATTATTTTAAAGGCGCTATTGTGATTATCAGTCACGATCGCTTCTTCCTAGATAAAACAGTAAATCAGATTTATGATGTCGCTTTAGGAGCTGTTCAGCATTATGTCGGCAACTACAGTAAATTTATTACTCAACGCGACCAATATTATGAGAAACGCATGCAAGAATACGAACGTCAACAAGCTGAGATAAAGCGTCTTGAAACTTTTGTTGAAAAAAATATCACACGTGCCTCAACAAGCGGTATGGCAAAAAGTCGTCGAAAAGTATTAGAAAAAATCGAACGTATCGATAAACCGATGTTAGACGCAAGAAGTGCAAACATTCAATTTGATTTCGACCGCAATACCGGAAATGATGTATATCATATCCGCAACTTAGAAATCGGATATCATGATCAACCTGTTACTTCCCCTATTACACTTGAAGTTTCTAAAGGTGATCATATTGCAGTAATAGGTCCGAATGGTATTGGCAAATCTACTTTTATTAAAACAATTGCAGAACGCATTCCTAAAATAAATGGAGAGATCACTCACGGTGCTAATTTACGTGTCGGTTATTATGATCAAAAACAAGCAGAATTCAAATCGAACAAGACAATTTTAGATTATGTTTGGGATCAATATCCAACAATGCCAGAAAAAGACGTACGTGCTGTATTAGGACGTTTCCTATTCGTTCAAGATGATGTGAAGAAAGTCATTAATGATTTATCTGGGGGAGAAAAAGCACGTTTGCAACTGGCACTTCTTATGCTAGAACGCAATAATGTTTTAATCTTGGATGAACCTACTAACCACTTAGACATTGATTCTAAAGAGATGTTGGAACAAGCGTTGCAAAACTTTGAAGGTACATTAATTTTTGTTTCTCATGACAGATATTTTATTAACCAGCTTGCTAATAAAATTTTTGATATGGATGAATCAGGCGGCACAATTTATGCTGGTGATTATCAATACTATTTGGATAAAATTGAAGAAAAAGCTGCTTTACAAGCTAAAGCTGAAGCAGAACAAGCTGAAGAAAAAACACAAATTACGGCTTCAAATTCTTACTCAGATCAAAAAGCGCAAAAGCGTGAGCAACGTCAAATTGAACGACAAATTGAAAACTGCGAAGCAGAAATTGAAGCATGCGAACAAAAAATTGCAGATATCAATGAACAGCTCACACAACCTGAAATTTTCAGTGACCCTGAAAAAGCTGGAGAATTAGCTGATGAAAAAAATAATACCGAACAACAACTCGAACAAATTATGATGCGTTGGGAAGAATTACAAGAAAAAATTATATAA
- a CDS encoding redox-sensing transcriptional repressor Rex — MSNQKNNIPRATLKRLPLYYRLVNQLHEKGIDRVNSKTISEALDIDSASIRRDFSYFGELGKKGYGYNVESLLEFFKSKISESDTIKIGLVGVGNLGKALLSYNFSIHDEMVITEAFDIREDIVGTKVGNVIVNKMQDLQSVLKSAELDVVILTTPGSAAQEAANQIVEGGVKGILNFTPTRIDVPDDVSVHQIDLGIELQSLLFFMNNLRSSN, encoded by the coding sequence TTGAGTAATCAAAAAAATAATATTCCTCGTGCGACCTTAAAACGTTTGCCGCTCTATTACAGACTTGTCAATCAACTTCATGAAAAGGGAATTGATCGAGTTAATTCTAAAACTATCAGTGAAGCCTTAGATATCGATTCTGCTTCTATCAGAAGAGATTTTTCTTACTTTGGAGAATTAGGTAAGAAAGGTTACGGCTATAATGTTGAAAGTTTGTTGGAATTTTTTAAAAGTAAAATCAGCGAGAGCGATACGATTAAAATCGGTCTGGTCGGAGTAGGAAATTTAGGTAAAGCATTGCTTTCTTATAACTTTTCTATCCATGATGAAATGGTTATTACTGAAGCTTTTGATATTCGCGAAGATATCGTCGGTACAAAAGTCGGCAATGTTATCGTAAATAAAATGCAAGATCTTCAATCTGTTTTGAAAAGTGCAGAGCTAGATGTAGTAATTTTAACAACACCTGGCAGTGCAGCACAAGAAGCAGCGAATCAAATCGTAGAAGGCGGAGTGAAAGGTATCTTAAATTTCACACCTACTCGAATTGATGTACCTGATGATGTTTCTGTTCATCAAATTGATTTAGGTATTGAATTGCAATCGCTTTTATTTTTTATGAACAACCTACGCAGCAGTAACTGA
- a CDS encoding sulfurtransferase TusA family protein, with the protein MLHELGTVGMVCPFPLIEAQKKMQTLDVGDELKIDFDCTQATEAIPNWAAENNYPVTNYEQIGDASWTITVQKA; encoded by the coding sequence ATGTTACATGAATTAGGAACCGTAGGAATGGTTTGTCCCTTCCCATTAATTGAAGCACAGAAAAAAATGCAGACTCTAGATGTCGGTGATGAATTGAAAATCGATTTTGACTGCACGCAAGCAACAGAAGCTATCCCAAACTGGGCGGCTGAAAATAATTATCCAGTTACTAATTATGAACAAATTGGTGATGCATCTTGGACAATTACAGTTCAAAAAGCTTAA
- a CDS encoding YeeE/YedE family protein → MIWMIISGLIVGGLLGFVMQRTRFCLAGGFRDMYVQKNNKMFYALLIAISVQAVGLLAFTAIIGKPLDNGTFPIVGTIIGSFIFGVGIVLAGGCATGTYYRAGEGLIGSWLALISYAIFSAITKAGLLKPVMEKLNSKTNVNADMSASTGIPAWIFVIGLVAVTGYFVVRTLRKPKPKIAVPKLKQRYTGIRHFFFEKKFHPFIAAIAVGLIALIAWPMSYSTGREGGLGITTPSSNLVQFILSGKTSFLDWGVFLVLGIFIGSYIAAKGSREFACRLPDKKTLRNSVIGGAFMGFGASVAGGCSIGNGLVATAALSWQGWIALAAMILGTWFMSYFLFVKPMKAMQKSTKQNAARPAAQS, encoded by the coding sequence ATGATCTGGATGATTATAAGCGGCCTCATTGTTGGCGGCTTGCTTGGATTTGTAATGCAGCGCACTCGTTTTTGCTTAGCTGGCGGATTTCGAGACATGTATGTCCAAAAAAATAACAAAATGTTTTATGCTTTATTAATCGCTATTTCTGTACAAGCTGTCGGATTATTAGCATTTACAGCTATTATCGGCAAGCCATTAGATAACGGCACCTTCCCTATTGTAGGTACAATAATTGGCTCATTTATTTTTGGTGTAGGTATTGTACTTGCAGGCGGTTGTGCTACTGGTACTTACTACAGAGCTGGAGAAGGACTAATAGGAAGTTGGCTTGCTCTAATCTCTTACGCCATCTTCTCAGCTATTACAAAAGCAGGTTTGCTTAAACCTGTGATGGAAAAGTTAAATTCAAAAACTAATGTTAATGCAGATATGTCTGCGAGTACAGGAATTCCTGCATGGATTTTTGTTATTGGTCTTGTCGCAGTTACAGGCTATTTTGTTGTCAGAACACTACGCAAACCAAAACCTAAAATTGCAGTACCTAAATTGAAACAACGCTATACAGGTATACGTCATTTCTTCTTCGAGAAAAAATTCCATCCTTTTATTGCAGCGATTGCTGTTGGTTTAATTGCTTTAATTGCTTGGCCTATGAGTTATTCTACAGGTCGAGAAGGTGGACTTGGGATTACAACACCTTCTTCAAACTTAGTACAGTTCATACTGTCTGGTAAAACTTCATTTTTAGATTGGGGTGTATTCTTAGTTCTAGGTATCTTTATCGGATCTTACATTGCTGCGAAAGGTTCAAGAGAGTTTGCTTGCAGACTTCCTGATAAAAAAACACTTCGCAATAGTGTAATTGGCGGTGCCTTTATGGGATTTGGCGCTTCAGTAGCCGGCGGATGCTCAATTGGAAATGGCTTAGTAGCAACAGCTGCTCTTTCATGGCAAGGTTGGATTGCTTTAGCAGCTATGATTTTGGGTACATGGTTTATGAGTTACTTCTTATTTGTAAAGCCTATGAAAGCTATGCAAAAATCGACTAAACAAAACGCAGCACGTCCAGCTGCACAATCTTAA
- a CDS encoding GH32 C-terminal domain-containing protein, with protein sequence MQPWTNEASFQRVENTSAETLSEMKQRVSQSLYTQTFHLQPPFGAAGKPNGMIFYKGKYYISHEWYPFYSNQGLSYGYQYESTDLVHFNADGSVLKPDSQYDNYGIKGGSTFVYQNNLHFLYTGFGLSHEKLLLPYQLLAFINNHHQANKSPKPVVENPPEGFLPSLQDPSVFEKNNQFYALFGGQTEDFQGRILVYHAENPLNWQFLNPIKTQLTDFGNAWTSPDYFTLNGYDILMFTAHHEDETTQSGFLIGHLDFNDFLMNHGDFKLLDEGFGFTSPQTFVDESGNTVLIGLLAAQGNIETLNQADSAPCLSLPRTLSIEEGKLYQRPHHAYKSLRYNEETALGYANKFMKQLHPYEGEQFEMCIDILENEATEIYFELRTSKNNATLITYNTHSRLVTLDCSESGALPQGDFGTKCSVQLAKPLEQLRIFVDSSSIEIFCNNGERVMSSRIFPSKNSKGIRAATESGQVYLKFTKYNLKSIFGLE encoded by the coding sequence ATGCAACCATGGACAAATGAAGCATCGTTTCAGCGCGTTGAAAATACTTCTGCTGAAACTTTGTCAGAAATGAAACAACGAGTCAGTCAATCTTTATATACACAAACTTTTCATCTACAACCTCCATTTGGAGCAGCTGGAAAACCAAATGGTATGATTTTCTATAAAGGAAAGTATTATATTTCTCATGAATGGTATCCTTTTTATTCAAATCAGGGACTAAGCTACGGTTACCAATATGAATCTACAGATTTGGTACATTTCAACGCAGATGGCAGTGTACTCAAACCAGATTCCCAATATGATAATTACGGTATTAAAGGCGGAAGCACTTTTGTATATCAAAACAATTTACATTTTCTTTATACAGGTTTTGGACTGAGTCATGAAAAGCTATTGTTGCCTTATCAATTATTAGCTTTTATCAACAATCATCATCAAGCGAATAAATCGCCTAAACCTGTTGTTGAAAATCCGCCAGAAGGCTTTTTGCCAAGTTTGCAAGATCCAAGTGTTTTTGAAAAGAATAACCAATTTTATGCGTTGTTTGGCGGACAAACTGAAGATTTTCAAGGTAGGATTTTAGTATATCATGCAGAAAACCCTTTGAACTGGCAGTTTTTAAACCCTATCAAAACACAGCTGACAGATTTTGGAAATGCATGGACGTCACCTGATTATTTTACCTTAAATGGGTACGATATTTTAATGTTTACTGCTCATCATGAGGATGAAACGACACAATCAGGTTTTTTAATTGGTCATCTAGATTTTAATGATTTCCTTATGAATCACGGAGACTTTAAATTGTTAGATGAAGGTTTCGGTTTTACTTCACCGCAAACTTTTGTAGATGAATCAGGTAATACTGTATTAATTGGATTACTTGCAGCACAAGGTAATATAGAAACACTCAATCAAGCTGATTCAGCACCATGTTTATCGCTTCCTAGAACATTGTCTATAGAGGAGGGTAAACTATATCAGCGTCCGCATCATGCTTATAAATCATTAAGATATAATGAAGAAACGGCATTGGGTTATGCTAATAAGTTTATGAAACAACTGCATCCTTATGAAGGAGAACAGTTTGAAATGTGCATTGATATCTTAGAAAATGAAGCGACTGAAATATATTTTGAACTGCGTACATCAAAAAATAATGCGACACTTATTACTTATAATACGCATTCTAGATTAGTAACATTAGATTGCAGTGAAAGTGGTGCTTTACCTCAAGGCGATTTTGGCACTAAGTGTTCCGTACAACTTGCTAAGCCGCTTGAGCAGCTTCGTATATTTGTAGATTCATCAAGTATAGAAATTTTTTGTAATAACGGTGAACGCGTGATGTCTTCAAGAATTTTCCCTTCAAAAAATAGTAAAGGTATTCGCGCAGCAACCGAATCTGGACAAGTTTATTTGAAGTTTACAAAATATAATTTGAAATCAATTTTTGGATTAGAGTAA
- the agrA gene encoding quorum-sensing response regulator AgrA: MKIIICEDDQQQRAHIEEIINNYIMIKEKPLEIALSTNDPYEVLEYAKNTNDICCYFLDIQLDADINGIKLGSELRKFDTVGNIVFVTSHSELTYLTFVYKVAAMDFIFKDDPGEMKSRIIDCIETALTRLQLLSKESNVETIELKRGSNSVYVNYDDVMFFESSSKSHRLIAHLDNRQIEFYGSLKELSNIDDRFFRCHNSFVINRNNIEEVISKEREIHFKNGEHCYVSVRNLKKI, encoded by the coding sequence ATGAAAATTATTATTTGTGAAGATGATCAGCAACAACGCGCACATATTGAGGAAATTATTAATAACTACATTATGATTAAAGAAAAGCCATTAGAAATTGCACTCTCAACTAATGATCCATATGAAGTTCTTGAATATGCTAAAAATACAAATGACATCTGTTGTTACTTTTTGGATATTCAACTTGACGCAGATATTAATGGGATTAAACTCGGAAGCGAATTACGTAAATTCGATACGGTTGGAAATATTGTTTTTGTGACAAGTCATAGTGAATTGACTTATTTAACTTTTGTTTATAAAGTAGCTGCGATGGACTTTATTTTTAAAGATGATCCAGGAGAAATGAAATCACGTATTATCGATTGTATTGAAACAGCGCTTACCCGTTTACAACTATTATCTAAAGAAAGCAATGTTGAAACAATCGAATTAAAACGCGGCAGTAATTCTGTATATGTCAATTACGATGACGTCATGTTTTTCGAATCATCTTCAAAATCTCACAGATTAATTGCACATTTAGACAATCGCCAAATTGAATTTTATGGGAGCTTGAAAGAACTCAGTAACATTGATGACCGCTTCTTTCGCTGTCACAACAGTTTCGTAATCAACCGCAACAATATCGAAGAAGTGATTTCAAAAGAACGGGAAATTCACTTCAAAAATGGTGAACATTGCTATGTCTCTGTTCGTAACCTTAAAAAAATATAA
- the agrC gene encoding quorum-sensing sensor histidine kinase AgrC yields the protein MELINGVFIATYQGMLLFFIAKIILNLKYSFKELLWILLINICGSLSFLIIDKYALFIVIGLTTVYLYRKVKLYALLTMVGSVLILYIGNLSAMSSFILLNTSTFQSVLTFSLYIFLFTIVSILLAYLVRLLVQKLKKSYLSANKLYIMLVSVFLAGTFILLYFFMPSSIDDTQTFKFIIIVYVSFILAVIILIIVISFTVLREMRYKRQMQEIDHYYKYTVRIEKINNDMRKFRHDYINILLSMSEYIRDDDMPGLKSYFDNNIVPLKDSIQTNSFKINGIEHLKIRELKGLLTTKIIQAQENKIRVSVEVPDEIDHISINMIDLSRMVGIILDNAIEASLEIEDPLIQIGFMKEENSVVIIIMNKCAKDIPKVHELFQESFSTKGTNRGLGLSTLKEMSESKDNVLLDTVIENHYFIQKLEIINTNRKE from the coding sequence ATGGAATTAATAAATGGTGTATTTATCGCTACCTATCAAGGTATGTTATTGTTTTTTATCGCTAAAATTATTTTGAACTTAAAGTACTCTTTTAAAGAGTTACTTTGGATTTTATTAATAAATATATGTGGAAGTCTTTCATTTCTTATCATAGATAAATATGCTTTGTTTATTGTGATAGGATTAACAACAGTTTATTTATATCGAAAAGTTAAACTATATGCATTACTGACAATGGTGGGAAGCGTGCTGATACTATACATAGGCAACCTTTCTGCCATGTCTTCTTTTATATTGTTAAACACAAGTACATTTCAAAGTGTTTTGACATTCTCTTTATACATTTTTTTATTTACAATAGTGTCGATTTTACTTGCTTACTTAGTAAGACTACTAGTACAAAAATTAAAAAAATCATATCTATCGGCAAACAAGTTATATATAATGCTAGTTTCCGTTTTCTTAGCAGGAACATTTATATTACTTTATTTCTTTATGCCTTCAAGCATAGATGACACTCAAACTTTCAAGTTTATCATCATCGTTTATGTTTCATTTATTCTTGCAGTGATTATACTTATTATCGTTATTTCTTTCACTGTACTCCGAGAAATGCGCTATAAACGTCAAATGCAGGAAATTGACCATTATTATAAATACACAGTACGTATAGAAAAAATTAATAATGATATGCGTAAATTCAGACATGACTATATTAACATTCTATTATCTATGTCTGAGTATATTCGTGACGATGATATGCCTGGTTTAAAGTCTTATTTTGATAACAATATTGTTCCTCTAAAAGACAGTATTCAAACCAATTCATTTAAAATAAATGGTATAGAGCATCTGAAAATACGTGAACTTAAAGGCTTGTTAACAACTAAGATTATTCAAGCTCAAGAAAACAAGATTCGTGTAAGCGTAGAAGTGCCTGATGAAATAGATCATATTTCTATTAATATGATTGATTTATCTAGAATGGTAGGCATTATATTAGATAATGCAATTGAAGCTTCTTTAGAAATTGAGGATCCTCTTATCCAAATTGGATTTATGAAAGAAGAAAATTCTGTTGTTATTATTATTATGAATAAGTGCGCTAAAGATATACCGAAAGTACATGAACTTTTCCAAGAAAGTTTCTCAACTAAAGGTACTAACAGAGGATTAGGACTTTCGACATTAAAAGAAATGTCTGAAAGTAAAGATAATGTATTGCTTGATACTGTGATTGAAAACCACTACTTTATTCAAAAATTAGAGATAATCAATACCAATCGTAAGGAGTGA
- the agrD gene encoding cyclic lactone autoinducer peptide AgrD: MDILNGIFKFFAFIFEQLGNIAKYNPCAGYFDEPEVPKELLEENK; this comes from the coding sequence ATGGACATTTTAAATGGAATTTTTAAATTTTTCGCTTTTATCTTTGAACAACTCGGTAACATTGCTAAATATAACCCTTGTGCTGGCTACTTTGATGAACCGGAAGTTCCAAAAGAACTTTTAGAAGAAAATAAATAA